From one Thalassoroseus pseudoceratinae genomic stretch:
- a CDS encoding sialidase family protein, whose product MPFSLVRVCLVFGIALVSFYGDSAAADPVQRNVLLPPTKNNPRNSEGDMIELKDGRLLLVYTHFTDGAGDHAKAHLAGRYSSDGGVTWTEDDELVVDNEAGMNVMSVSLLRLADERIALFYLRKNSTQDCEPVLRISEDEAKSWSEPIEIVPEDEVGYYVLNNDRVIQTKSGRLIVPLAQHYAPGWERWRGGADMVCYTSDDIGKTWKRSPMVPVAEPIGGKAVVTQEPGVVELADGRIMLWCRTNAGSQYVSYSKDDGTTWSQLKPSNMLSPVSPATIERIPSSDKLLLVWNDHQNIPAKLRGKRTPLSVAISSDHGQTWQHTKVLEDNPNGWYCYIAMDFVDDHVVLSHCAGDRTQNNGLALTQITRFPLAWVSATNDKP is encoded by the coding sequence ATGCCATTTTCCCTTGTTCGCGTCTGTCTAGTTTTCGGAATCGCGTTAGTCTCCTTTTATGGAGACTCAGCAGCGGCTGACCCGGTTCAGCGAAACGTGCTGTTGCCACCAACGAAGAATAACCCTCGCAACAGCGAAGGCGACATGATCGAGCTGAAAGACGGTCGTCTTCTGTTGGTGTATACGCACTTCACAGACGGTGCCGGTGATCACGCGAAAGCCCATTTGGCGGGTCGGTACTCCAGTGATGGCGGCGTAACTTGGACGGAAGACGACGAACTCGTTGTCGACAATGAAGCCGGAATGAACGTGATGTCGGTCTCGCTGCTGCGACTAGCCGACGAACGCATCGCGTTGTTCTATCTCCGCAAGAATTCCACGCAGGACTGCGAACCGGTCTTGCGAATCAGCGAAGACGAAGCCAAGTCGTGGAGCGAACCCATTGAGATCGTTCCCGAAGACGAAGTCGGTTACTACGTGCTGAATAACGACCGGGTGATTCAAACAAAGAGCGGACGATTGATCGTGCCGTTGGCTCAACATTATGCCCCCGGTTGGGAACGCTGGCGAGGCGGCGCGGACATGGTGTGTTACACCTCCGACGACATCGGTAAAACCTGGAAACGCAGCCCCATGGTCCCCGTGGCGGAACCAATTGGTGGCAAAGCTGTCGTCACTCAAGAACCCGGAGTGGTCGAACTCGCCGACGGACGCATCATGCTGTGGTGTCGCACGAATGCGGGAAGCCAATACGTTTCCTACTCGAAAGACGACGGAACAACTTGGTCGCAGCTGAAGCCGTCCAACATGTTGTCGCCCGTTTCACCGGCCACCATCGAACGCATTCCGTCATCCGATAAATTGCTACTCGTTTGGAACGATCACCAAAATATCCCAGCCAAATTGCGGGGCAAACGGACACCGTTGTCGGTCGCGATTTCATCGGATCACGGGCAAACTTGGCAGCATACCAAGGTTCTCGAAGATAACCCCAACGGCTGGTACTGCTACATTGCCATGGATTTCGTTGATGACCACGTCGTGTTGTCGCACTGTGCCGGCGACCGCACCCAGAACAACGGATTGGCACTCACCCAAATCACAAGATTCCCACTCGCCTGGGTGTCCGCAACCAACGACAAACCATAA
- a CDS encoding HD-GYP domain-containing protein, whose protein sequence is MVAKIATDQKAEIDSHDTRVEEYMHRVNSSYEEVTFVRWLVSQIQFRGLQDDDETLAAQIWPELKSILGAEGVYYIKCHQTVQQTPSELCVPRIALAEGPLRLANELLADPTSAEKLLVWEYPQVHNSDQRPHGDGESAEVWSYIIVPVVNEAIQLGWILAVNKTVDSYFERSAHVDEFQPSEVEFGTYEATFMEAVATLLVTHAHNYSLFRAQEKLLLNTIRTLVNAVDARDPYTRGHSERVALTSRRLAEQLGLSTKECEEIYVAGLLHDIGKIGVPDRVLSKPGHLTDEEFELIKQHPTIGCQILRGLGEFAYVLPGVRYHHEAWDGSGYPDGLAGDAIPFIARIIAVADSYDAMTSNRPYRNGMPIEKAERILRENVGVQWDEKVVEAYFQIREDIHAIVDSSTSE, encoded by the coding sequence ATGGTCGCGAAGATTGCAACCGATCAGAAAGCGGAGATTGATAGTCACGACACTCGCGTTGAAGAGTACATGCACCGAGTGAACTCCAGCTATGAAGAAGTGACGTTCGTTCGTTGGCTTGTGAGTCAGATTCAATTCCGGGGCTTGCAGGATGATGATGAGACATTAGCCGCTCAGATCTGGCCGGAACTGAAGTCAATTCTCGGGGCTGAAGGCGTTTACTACATTAAATGTCACCAGACTGTTCAGCAGACGCCTTCTGAGCTGTGTGTTCCGAGAATCGCACTCGCTGAAGGTCCGCTCCGGCTGGCTAACGAATTGCTTGCGGACCCGACGTCTGCCGAGAAACTGTTGGTCTGGGAATATCCGCAAGTTCACAATAGTGATCAGCGTCCTCATGGTGACGGTGAGTCGGCTGAGGTTTGGTCTTACATCATTGTGCCGGTCGTCAACGAGGCGATTCAACTCGGTTGGATTCTCGCAGTCAATAAAACCGTAGATTCATACTTTGAACGCTCAGCGCACGTGGATGAGTTCCAGCCGTCGGAAGTGGAGTTTGGGACATACGAAGCAACCTTTATGGAGGCCGTTGCCACATTATTAGTCACGCATGCACATAACTATTCGCTCTTCCGTGCTCAAGAGAAACTACTGCTCAACACGATTCGTACGCTCGTCAATGCTGTCGATGCACGCGATCCATACACGCGTGGGCACAGCGAGCGAGTTGCACTCACGAGCCGACGTCTCGCGGAGCAATTAGGGCTTTCGACCAAGGAGTGCGAGGAGATCTATGTGGCTGGTTTGCTGCATGACATCGGGAAGATCGGCGTTCCCGATCGGGTGCTTAGTAAGCCTGGGCACTTGACGGACGAGGAGTTCGAGTTGATCAAGCAGCATCCGACTATCGGTTGTCAGATTCTGCGTGGCCTTGGTGAATTCGCTTATGTGCTGCCGGGAGTTAGATATCACCATGAAGCGTGGGACGGGAGCGGGTATCCGGATGGTCTGGCAGGGGACGCCATTCCCTTCATTGCTAGGATTATTGCAGTCGCGGATTCCTACGACGCGATGACTAGTAATCGTCCCTATCGAAATGGCATGCCGATTGAGAAGGCCGAGAGAATTCTTCGCGAGAATGTAGGAGTGCAGTGGGATGAGAAGGTCGTGGAAGCCTATTTCCAAATCCGAGAGGACATCCACGCCATCGTTGACAGCAGCACTTCTGAATAA
- a CDS encoding GspE/PulE family protein — MIAASETLDETQSTANDQGFPLLGERLVEAGLISAENLRSALTEQPAKRARLGEMLTEMGLVEEEEVLPFLAQQLGFESVRLRDGLIDPHVVKLLPRRVAERLQAVVLLKVRDTITVAMSEPQDLNRIDEIERLTGLRVHPVLAMQSAVEQTLKRCYEEDFAVDAVTADIDRDAVEVETQTIKLDLQDVTQMAEGSPVVSLVNYIVVHAARQGASDIHIEPGHQHTSVRFRVDGQLREVLRPRKDFHPALVSRVKVMAKLDIAEHRIPQDGRVHAMVEGREIDLRVSTLPTVLGEKVVLRVLDRRNVTFDMNRLGLPNDQLHVLKRMLAKPYGLILVTGPTGSGKTTTLYSALELIKSVQRNIVTVEDPVEYQLELINQVQVGSSQNMRFAGALRSILRQDPDVIMIGEIRDGETAEIAIQAALTGHLVLSTLHTNDSASAVTRLLDMGVASYKIAAALVGVVAQRLLRTVCSSCQSHYFPTAEYLEMLHYLGDSRRQFVRGSGCRECHDSGFRGRQGIYEILSCDPEMRRLITDTTDLEKIRACHARQNGSTLLQEGLRLAEEGLTSLEEVASVTLFD; from the coding sequence ATGATCGCCGCATCAGAAACGCTCGACGAAACACAATCAACAGCGAACGATCAAGGATTCCCTTTGCTTGGGGAACGTCTCGTCGAAGCCGGCTTAATTAGTGCGGAAAACCTGCGTTCCGCGCTCACCGAACAGCCTGCGAAGCGAGCTCGTCTCGGTGAGATGTTGACCGAAATGGGTTTAGTCGAAGAGGAAGAGGTACTTCCGTTTCTCGCGCAGCAACTTGGATTTGAGTCGGTGCGACTGCGTGATGGGTTGATTGATCCGCACGTTGTCAAACTGCTACCGCGTCGTGTGGCTGAGCGGTTGCAAGCGGTCGTCCTGCTGAAAGTTCGCGACACGATCACCGTCGCGATGAGTGAACCACAGGATCTCAATCGGATTGATGAAATTGAGCGATTGACCGGCTTGCGAGTTCACCCGGTTCTCGCGATGCAGTCGGCAGTCGAACAGACCCTTAAGCGATGTTATGAGGAGGATTTTGCGGTTGATGCCGTCACCGCCGACATTGATCGAGATGCCGTCGAAGTCGAAACCCAGACGATTAAACTCGATCTGCAAGACGTCACACAAATGGCCGAAGGCAGCCCGGTCGTCAGCCTAGTCAACTACATCGTCGTACATGCGGCGAGACAAGGTGCGAGTGATATTCATATCGAGCCTGGCCATCAGCATACGTCCGTTCGTTTTCGGGTTGATGGACAACTCCGTGAGGTTTTGCGGCCGCGGAAAGACTTTCACCCGGCGCTTGTTTCGCGTGTGAAAGTGATGGCAAAACTAGATATTGCCGAGCATCGTATCCCTCAGGATGGTCGAGTGCATGCGATGGTTGAAGGGCGTGAGATCGACCTTCGTGTCTCGACGTTGCCAACGGTGCTTGGCGAAAAAGTGGTTCTTCGAGTGTTAGACCGTCGCAATGTCACCTTTGACATGAACCGACTCGGTTTGCCGAACGATCAACTGCATGTCCTCAAACGTATGCTAGCCAAACCGTATGGACTCATTTTAGTTACTGGTCCGACAGGCAGTGGAAAAACCACGACCCTCTATTCCGCGCTTGAACTGATCAAATCAGTCCAACGAAATATTGTCACTGTTGAAGACCCGGTGGAATATCAACTGGAACTCATCAATCAAGTTCAAGTTGGCAGCTCGCAAAATATGCGATTTGCCGGTGCGTTGCGATCCATCCTTCGACAGGACCCCGATGTAATTATGATTGGGGAAATCCGCGATGGCGAGACCGCTGAGATTGCAATCCAAGCGGCTTTGACGGGACACCTCGTCTTAAGCACATTACACACGAACGATAGTGCTTCTGCCGTCACTCGACTGTTAGACATGGGTGTCGCCTCCTATAAGATTGCGGCGGCCTTAGTCGGCGTGGTGGCTCAGCGATTGCTTCGAACCGTGTGTTCGAGTTGCCAATCGCATTACTTTCCGACTGCCGAGTACTTAGAAATGCTGCACTATCTTGGTGACTCGCGTCGTCAGTTTGTGCGAGGCAGCGGTTGTCGCGAGTGTCATGATTCGGGCTTTCGTGGTCGCCAAGGGATCTACGAAATTCTTAGCTGCGATCCGGAAATGAGACGACTAATCACCGACACGACCGATCTTGAAAAAATCCGAGCATGTCACGCTCGCCAGAATGGATCGACGTTGTTGCAAGAGGGTTTGCGTCTTGCGGAGGAAGGGTTAACGAGTTTGGAAGAAGTGGCCTCGGTGACTTTGTTTGATTGA
- a CDS encoding type II secretion system F family protein, with protein sequence MMTTSQLAIMLQSGVDLAEALQNVSEQCRHSQLKTILCEVFDQVSAGVSFSVALACHSDAIGGPIVAGVAAGEASGTLTEVLKRITESLRNEIRLNGTLKSILAYPLMLALVATGVVLALVLLVLPQFSQVFEDLGQPAPPLTQILLDSATWIQAHMLVIGIGLVVIGGFVFSNIRNDRFRRRFDRIALTAPVLAKASQALQIGRAYQLLGAMLQTGVPLLDGLQLCRKSTKNTLYHDLFDRLIDDVTNGRGVGKALTASNFVPTGAAQMVETAERSGRLGDVLQTVGQFYEDEGERHVRQLVKLMEPIVIVIMGVVVAGVVLAVMLPLLDVSTMSH encoded by the coding sequence ATGATGACAACTTCGCAACTTGCGATCATGTTGCAGTCGGGCGTGGACCTAGCGGAGGCGTTGCAGAATGTGTCCGAGCAGTGTCGTCACTCGCAACTCAAAACGATTCTCTGCGAAGTGTTCGATCAGGTGTCTGCAGGTGTCAGTTTCTCGGTAGCCCTCGCGTGTCACTCCGATGCCATTGGCGGACCAATCGTTGCGGGTGTGGCAGCGGGTGAGGCGTCAGGCACGTTGACCGAAGTACTCAAACGAATTACGGAGTCATTGCGGAACGAGATTCGACTCAATGGAACTCTGAAATCAATCCTAGCCTATCCTCTGATGCTAGCACTTGTGGCAACAGGTGTGGTGCTAGCACTGGTACTGCTCGTGTTACCACAGTTCTCACAAGTCTTTGAAGATCTCGGCCAACCTGCCCCACCGCTCACGCAAATCCTGCTCGACTCTGCGACTTGGATTCAAGCACATATGCTTGTTATCGGAATCGGTCTAGTAGTGATTGGCGGCTTCGTGTTCTCTAACATTCGCAACGACCGGTTTCGACGCCGGTTCGACCGAATTGCGTTGACGGCGCCTGTGCTAGCGAAAGCGTCACAAGCTTTGCAAATTGGGCGAGCGTATCAGTTGTTGGGTGCAATGCTTCAGACGGGCGTCCCACTTCTTGACGGGTTACAGCTCTGCCGAAAGTCCACGAAGAACACCCTTTACCATGATCTGTTCGATCGCCTCATCGATGATGTCACCAACGGTCGCGGTGTCGGCAAGGCGTTGACGGCATCGAACTTCGTTCCCACCGGCGCAGCCCAAATGGTTGAAACCGCTGAGCGATCCGGTCGGCTTGGAGACGTACTGCAAACGGTTGGTCAGTTCTATGAAGATGAAGGCGAACGGCATGTTCGGCAACTCGTCAAACTTATGGAACCGATTGTTATTGTGATCATGGGTGTGGTCGTCGCGGGTGTGGTGCTCGCTGTGATGCTGCCCTTGCTCGATGTCTCCACGATGTCCCATTAA
- a CDS encoding type II secretion system protein, with product MTYTRENVTKQKRGFTLVELVVVVLVMGIVAAVAAPKMFDTAKDARISSTSQSLGVIRDAIDMHLGATGTYPGQDGEEATFLSDLEPFLRGPFPKNHITGAAGDASVTIVSDGTPLSAGGAGDWKYDKSTGEIIINTASFDNL from the coding sequence ATGACTTACACTCGCGAAAACGTCACGAAGCAGAAGCGAGGTTTTACCTTAGTTGAACTCGTCGTTGTCGTTCTTGTGATGGGAATTGTGGCCGCAGTGGCAGCCCCTAAGATGTTCGATACCGCTAAAGACGCTCGCATTAGCAGTACGAGCCAATCGCTGGGCGTGATCCGTGATGCAATCGACATGCACCTCGGAGCCACAGGAACCTACCCTGGTCAAGATGGCGAAGAAGCCACGTTCCTCAGCGACCTTGAGCCCTTCCTCCGCGGACCATTCCCTAAGAATCACATCACGGGTGCTGCTGGCGATGCCTCTGTGACGATCGTCTCTGATGGCACCCCGCTCAGTGCTGGGGGTGCTGGTGACTGGAAGTATGACAAGTCCACCGGCGAAATCATCATTAACACTGCCAGCTTCGACAATCTCTAG
- a CDS encoding response regulator: MSELQVLVAEDDRVTADILGFNLRRRGLTFEVCSDGQLAWERLQEVRPKVLMTDHQMPRINGLDLIQRIRESESTQEPLPIFLCSAKGMEIDRQYIEETLKVSRVIFKPFSPRQVLRWIDEVLYAGTDAVAAKPTR; this comes from the coding sequence GTGAGTGAATTGCAAGTGCTTGTTGCGGAAGATGACCGCGTTACCGCAGACATACTTGGATTCAATCTTCGTCGGCGAGGTCTCACCTTCGAAGTATGTTCTGACGGTCAACTCGCGTGGGAACGGCTTCAAGAAGTCCGGCCGAAGGTTTTGATGACAGACCATCAAATGCCTCGCATCAATGGGCTCGACCTCATTCAAAGAATTCGAGAATCCGAATCCACTCAAGAGCCGTTGCCCATTTTTCTTTGTTCCGCCAAAGGAATGGAGATTGATCGGCAATATATCGAAGAAACTTTGAAAGTGTCGCGAGTCATCTTCAAACCGTTCAGTCCACGACAGGTCTTGCGATGGATCGATGAGGTTCTTTACGCAGGGACCGATGCCGTCGCCGCGAAACCGACTCGATGA
- a CDS encoding pilus assembly FimT family protein, translating to MLIIGVLSVAAVPQYTGMMHRYRIDAAAKRLKTDLKTVQTDAVTSSQTRSIVFEPAEVSYDIAESGQLRQERRVDLSAPPFHLTRMEVFSNDPDLEGELNEVEFSAYGYADHKFSIRLELGRESRLVTVESRGTEANIISVSE from the coding sequence ATGCTGATTATTGGTGTTCTGTCAGTCGCGGCGGTTCCTCAGTACACAGGTATGATGCATCGGTACCGGATCGATGCCGCCGCGAAGCGTTTGAAGACCGATCTCAAGACTGTTCAGACAGATGCAGTCACAAGCAGTCAGACGCGAAGCATCGTATTTGAGCCTGCCGAAGTCTCCTATGATATCGCTGAAAGTGGGCAACTCAGGCAGGAGCGGCGAGTTGACCTGTCGGCGCCGCCATTTCATCTGACACGGATGGAAGTCTTCTCGAATGATCCCGATCTCGAGGGCGAGTTGAACGAAGTCGAGTTTAGTGCGTATGGGTACGCAGACCATAAGTTTTCGATTCGACTGGAGTTGGGGCGGGAGTCGCGACTAGTGACGGTTGAGTCGCGGGGGACGGAAGCGAATATCATTAGTGTGTCGGAGTAG
- a CDS encoding STAS domain-containing protein has translation MWNHQQQGATSIVSGKGPLNLESVDAASRTFERGVSLGIPRIVFDMNEILLVDSSGLELMLDTLETCENRGGSLRLARPNALCQDILRITEVDKRFEVYSDPVTAAGSFTV, from the coding sequence ATGTGGAACCATCAACAACAGGGAGCGACTTCAATTGTCTCTGGGAAGGGGCCATTGAATCTCGAATCTGTCGACGCTGCATCTCGAACATTTGAGCGAGGTGTTAGTCTCGGTATTCCACGAATCGTGTTTGATATGAATGAGATCCTGCTCGTCGATAGTTCCGGTCTTGAGTTGATGCTCGATACACTCGAGACTTGCGAGAATCGTGGCGGGTCGCTTCGACTGGCACGCCCGAATGCGCTTTGTCAGGACATTCTACGAATCACTGAAGTTGACAAGCGTTTCGAAGTCTATAGTGATCCGGTCACAGCGGCGGGGAGTTTCACAGTATGA
- a CDS encoding type IV pilus biogenesis protein PilM yields MSLGLGSRLFSRWLPRQRRSLSAWGVDVGTSAIKAVQLKLQDGQLRYHVRLAIPRDNNGTSRLADELASVFSRRHLCQQKDAFAVVSFSRTQLDTFELPPGSSAELRMMTRAELEDSGRRNFVADCWSMGAESPVNGDGQTVAVSALSMSEAESVEIAEDMLAVGLRCRVLDGLPFALARAANWAAGSRSVAAIDLGTSVSTFVSIYNGRPRMIRPLRDCSTTELLRRLADRLNLPIEECRLLLPNLPEVTAAASDSWRQLLHSVTDAYLNHLGQELTRTLAYLDRNPRSNRPEEVWLFGAGATWPGLRKKLEPLVGRPVRCWSLEPSATDSVPEEAIFGPAAAMAMLSLSDQTRTRRARS; encoded by the coding sequence ATGAGTTTAGGTCTCGGGTCTCGATTGTTCTCGCGATGGCTTCCCCGGCAACGCAGGAGTCTGTCGGCTTGGGGGGTCGATGTCGGCACGAGCGCAATCAAAGCCGTGCAACTCAAACTGCAAGACGGACAACTTCGGTATCATGTTCGGCTTGCGATTCCGCGGGACAACAATGGTACGTCGCGTCTTGCAGATGAACTTGCGTCTGTATTTTCACGTCGTCATTTGTGCCAGCAGAAAGATGCCTTTGCGGTCGTTTCTTTTTCGAGAACGCAACTTGATACGTTCGAGCTTCCACCGGGATCATCAGCCGAGTTGCGAATGATGACGCGAGCGGAACTCGAGGACAGTGGACGTCGGAATTTCGTCGCTGATTGCTGGTCGATGGGAGCGGAGTCGCCGGTGAATGGGGATGGTCAAACCGTCGCCGTTTCGGCGTTGAGTATGTCGGAAGCTGAGTCCGTCGAGATCGCAGAGGATATGCTTGCGGTCGGTTTGCGATGCCGCGTTTTGGACGGTTTACCCTTTGCGTTGGCACGGGCGGCGAATTGGGCGGCGGGGTCGCGATCGGTCGCCGCGATTGATCTGGGAACCTCGGTCAGCACGTTCGTGTCGATCTACAATGGCCGACCACGAATGATTCGCCCACTCCGCGACTGCTCGACGACGGAACTGCTCAGGCGGTTGGCGGACCGTTTGAATCTTCCAATCGAGGAATGCCGATTGTTGTTGCCGAACTTGCCCGAAGTCACTGCAGCAGCATCCGATTCCTGGCGTCAACTGTTGCACTCGGTCACGGATGCTTACCTGAACCATCTTGGGCAGGAATTGACGCGGACGTTGGCCTATCTCGATCGCAACCCCAGGTCGAATCGTCCTGAGGAAGTTTGGTTGTTTGGAGCGGGAGCCACTTGGCCGGGACTGCGGAAGAAACTGGAGCCCCTGGTCGGTCGGCCGGTCCGGTGTTGGTCACTGGAACCGTCCGCTACGGACTCCGTTCCGGAAGAAGCCATTTTCGGACCTGCCGCCGCGATGGCCATGCTCTCGCTTTCGGATCAGACGAGAACGCGGAGGGCTCGCTCATGA
- a CDS encoding type IV pilus modification PilV family protein, with amino-acid sequence MSKRNGLSLVEVLISTLLVGVLLVSALKAVGAVLRHRDSLTDRSRALMLANGLLSEILEKGYADPTDADGFGCETDEDASDRQTFDDVDDYANWLRLPPENRLGVAVANSEAFQRSATVFYVDPSDISEQVETDLGIKRIRVAVEVNGVELAVVEALRTQAHDEMQQQ; translated from the coding sequence ATGTCGAAACGGAACGGGTTGAGTTTGGTGGAGGTCTTGATATCGACATTGCTCGTTGGTGTCTTGCTCGTGTCCGCATTGAAAGCCGTAGGTGCGGTATTGCGACACCGTGATAGTCTGACAGACCGCTCACGGGCCCTAATGTTAGCAAATGGCCTCCTGAGTGAGATTCTTGAAAAAGGATATGCGGATCCAACGGACGCCGATGGTTTTGGATGCGAGACAGACGAAGATGCGAGTGATCGCCAGACGTTTGATGATGTCGATGACTATGCGAATTGGTTGAGATTGCCACCAGAAAATCGCTTGGGAGTGGCTGTGGCGAATTCGGAAGCGTTTCAGCGGTCCGCAACGGTTTTTTATGTCGATCCGAGTGACATTTCGGAGCAGGTTGAGACGGATCTCGGGATCAAGCGGATTCGGGTGGCTGTTGAGGTGAATGGTGTGGAGTTGGCAGTTGTCGAAGCACTCCGGACTCAAGCTCACGATGAAATGCAGCAACAATGA
- the pilO gene encoding type IV pilus inner membrane component PilO translates to MSTDSLMKSFSPANSANRWILPVDWIGGGLVLGIVVATVWTVLSPLADARSDLAMEIDTHRAILAQTDKIHSDFREMTSQMEAQRRQLQQLTRMVPDRPSESEFLAQLSDLANHSGVQLLQFEPQRSISHDPHSEISVRCSAQATYPALCRFLLGLNDLPRLTDVTRLVIRQSQSPDDTSRLSMELEISIFYL, encoded by the coding sequence GTGTCTACTGATTCCCTGATGAAATCGTTTTCGCCAGCGAACTCGGCCAACCGATGGATTCTTCCCGTCGATTGGATCGGTGGTGGCTTGGTTCTTGGAATTGTCGTCGCGACGGTGTGGACGGTTCTCAGCCCGTTGGCGGATGCACGTTCGGACCTCGCAATGGAGATCGACACCCATCGAGCCATCTTGGCTCAGACCGACAAGATTCATTCCGACTTCCGCGAAATGACGAGTCAGATGGAAGCTCAACGTCGGCAGCTTCAACAACTGACGCGGATGGTTCCCGATCGGCCGAGTGAGTCGGAATTTCTCGCCCAACTTTCAGACCTTGCCAATCACTCGGGTGTGCAGTTGTTGCAGTTTGAACCGCAACGGTCGATCTCACACGATCCACACTCCGAAATTTCCGTCCGCTGTTCCGCCCAAGCGACCTATCCGGCGTTGTGTCGGTTTTTGCTCGGTTTGAACGACCTTCCACGACTCACCGACGTGACTCGGCTCGTCATTCGCCAGTCGCAATCGCCAGACGATACGTCGCGGCTGAGTATGGAGCTTGAGATTTCGATCTTCTACCTGTAA
- a CDS encoding sensor histidine kinase, whose amino-acid sequence MQGKPAFPTLVRRLISEYLLIGLAGILCLLVFALHLAYRGQFTEFVALTTVLPIIVLLAGGFLLRRTVAFATEIEQELVTVSRQVDHHQTTIRQLPIGGEAADGWNRISQRLSQIASIDRLVHRLSQTSESGGQNSERVLNALPDGIAIADRTSSIQQINPAGLAILKLSSDEATGKRVSEVLVQNFGADNPHLHDHLESSARRIAFELHAGKNLTDGVLRVSRSQLDRSGEQTIWCFRDLTPQKLAEEARNQFVLTATHELRTPLTNIRALAETLAFEDDIDIEEQKRFCNHINAEATRLARFVDELLDLSQLEAGALQVTVSDVDLERLVSEVIEHVRPELQHKNIQFETILPAKYPKAKLDKDKITGSLVNLLGNAAKYTPDGGRVQFKVEFDSDLLMFEVEDSGYGISAEELPRVFEKFYRSDDQRVRSVSGSGLGLAFTFEVIRKHGGQIAASSELDKGSRFTIHLPL is encoded by the coding sequence ATGCAAGGAAAGCCCGCCTTCCCGACTCTTGTTCGCCGCCTGATCAGCGAGTACTTACTCATTGGACTCGCTGGTATTCTCTGCCTGCTCGTCTTCGCCTTGCACCTCGCATACCGCGGGCAGTTTACGGAATTCGTCGCATTAACCACCGTTCTGCCGATCATTGTACTACTGGCAGGTGGTTTTCTTCTGCGTCGCACTGTTGCCTTCGCGACGGAAATCGAACAGGAACTAGTCACAGTCTCTCGTCAGGTCGATCATCATCAAACAACGATCCGACAACTTCCGATTGGCGGTGAGGCCGCCGACGGTTGGAACCGCATTAGTCAACGCTTGAGCCAAATTGCATCTATTGATCGACTGGTTCACCGACTGTCGCAAACGTCGGAATCCGGCGGCCAAAACTCTGAGCGTGTATTGAATGCACTGCCAGATGGCATCGCGATTGCGGATCGCACATCGTCGATCCAGCAGATCAATCCCGCAGGTCTCGCGATCCTCAAGCTAAGTAGTGATGAAGCGACTGGAAAACGAGTTAGTGAAGTTCTCGTCCAGAACTTCGGAGCAGACAACCCTCATTTGCATGACCATCTCGAAAGCTCAGCCCGTCGGATTGCCTTCGAATTGCATGCTGGCAAGAATCTGACGGATGGCGTTCTGCGAGTTAGTCGAAGTCAACTTGATCGCTCTGGAGAGCAGACGATCTGGTGTTTCCGCGACCTGACACCACAGAAGCTCGCCGAAGAAGCGAGAAACCAATTTGTATTGACCGCGACTCATGAATTGCGAACACCTCTAACTAACATTCGCGCTCTGGCGGAGACGCTCGCTTTTGAAGACGATATTGATATCGAGGAGCAGAAGCGTTTTTGCAATCACATCAATGCTGAGGCGACCCGACTTGCGCGATTTGTCGATGAACTACTTGACTTGAGTCAACTTGAAGCTGGAGCATTGCAAGTCACTGTCAGTGATGTCGACCTCGAGCGACTCGTCAGCGAAGTCATTGAGCATGTTCGACCGGAACTGCAGCATAAGAACATCCAGTTCGAAACAATCCTGCCCGCCAAATACCCCAAGGCGAAACTCGATAAAGACAAGATTACAGGTTCCCTCGTGAACTTGCTTGGTAATGCAGCCAAGTATACGCCGGATGGTGGGCGTGTGCAGTTCAAGGTGGAGTTCGATTCCGATCTGTTGATGTTCGAAGTGGAAGACAGTGGCTATGGCATCTCAGCCGAGGAGTTGCCTCGAGTCTTTGAGAAGTTCTATCGAAGTGACGATCAACGGGTGCGTTCTGTTTCGGGTTCCGGACTAGGACTTGCGTTCACGTTTGAAGTCATTCGTAAGCATGGTGGACAGATTGCCGCGTCTAGTGAACTCGATAAGGGATCGAGATTCACCATTCACCTGCCTCTCTAA